One genomic segment of Jaculus jaculus isolate mJacJac1 chromosome 2, mJacJac1.mat.Y.cur, whole genome shotgun sequence includes these proteins:
- the Cdc37 gene encoding hsp90 co-chaperone Cdc37 → MVDYSVWDHIEVSDDEDETHPNIDTASLFRWRHQARVERMEQFQKEKEELDRGCRECKRKVAECQRKLKELEVAEGGQAELERLQAEAQQLRKEERSWEQKLEEMRKKEKNMPWNVDTLSKDGFSKSMVNTKPEEVEEDSEEVREQKHKTFVEKYEKQIKHFGMLHRWDDSQKYLSDNVHLVCEETANYLVIWCIDLEVEEKCALMEQVAHQTMVMQFILELAKSLKVDPRACFRQFFTKIKTADRQYMEGFKYELEAFKERVRGRAKLRIEKAMKEYEEEERKKRLGPGGLDPVEVYESLPEELQKCFDVKDVQMLQDAISKMDPTDAKYHMQRCIDSGLWVPNSKSSEAKEGEEAGPGDPLLETAPKAGDEKDVSV, encoded by the exons ATGGTGGACTACAGCGTGTGGGACCACATCGAAGTGTCGGATGATGAAGACGAGACGCACCCCAACATCGACACGGCCAGCCTCTTCCGCTGGCGGCACCAG GCCCGGGTGGAGCGCATGGAGCAATtccagaaggagaaggaggagctgGACCGAGGCTGTCGGGAGTGCAAGCGCAAGGTGGCCGAGTGTCAGCGGAAGCTGAAGGAGCTGGAGGTGGCTGAGGGCGGCCAGGCAGAGCTGGAGCGGCTGCAGGCTGAGGCTCAGCAGCTGCGCAAGGAAGAGCGGAGCTGGGAGCAGAAGCTTGAGGAGATGCGCAAGAAAGAGAAGAATATGCCCTGGAATGTGGACACACTCAGCAAAGATGGCTTTAGCAAG AGTATGGTCAATACCAAGcctgaagaggtggaggaagacTCTGAAGAAGTGAGGGAGCAGAAACACAAAACATTTGTGGAGAAGTATGAGAAACAGATCAAACATTTTG GCATGCTCCACCGCTGGGATGACAGCCAGAAGTACCTGTCTGACAATGTCCACCTCGTATGTGAGGAGACAGCCAACTACCTGGTTATCTGGTGCATTGACCTAGAAGTAGAAGAA AAGTGCGCACTCATGGAGCAGGTGGCCCACCAGACCATGGTCATGCAGTTCATCCTGGAGCTAGCCAAGAGCCTGAAGGTGGACCCCCGGGCATGCTTCCGCCAGTTCTTCACTAAGATTAAG ACGGCTGACCGCCAGTATATGGAGGGCTTTAAGTATGAACTGGAAGCCTTTAAGGAGCGCGTGCGAGGCCGGGCCAAGCTGCGCATTGAGAAGGCCATGAAGGAGTATGAGGAGGAGGAGCGCAAGAAGCGGCTGGGTCCCGGCGGCTTGGACCCTGTGGAGGTCTACGAGTCCCTTCCCGAG GAGCTCCAGAAGTGCTTTGACGTGAAGGATGTACAGATGCTCCAAGATGCTATCAGCAAGATGGATCCCACT GACGCAAAGTATCACATGCAACGCTGCATCGACTCTGGtctctgggtccccaactccaaGTCCAGCGAGGccaaggagggggaggaggcggGCCCTGGGGACCCATTGCTGGAAACCGCCCCCAAGGCGGGTGATGAGAAAGATGTAAGCGTGTGA